In the Pseudolabrys taiwanensis genome, one interval contains:
- a CDS encoding FecR family protein gives MTQDVDDPVITEALNWFVRLRDAKLSESDRRAFEAWLAKDEAHDAALRHAEALWKRFDIAQPEFDKLRHPSSLSRRNLLLGSLAIAAGSAGFYAVYGPDVFVDHRTAIGERRTISLADQSTVELGSNSALSLAFTAERREVVLHRGEGFFDVAPDGQRPFIVLAAGGSTKALGTRFDIKYVDNVVNVAVIEHAVTVEAASSPILMIDKGWQVCYDKARLSKPSPANLESVEAWRRDRLVFDDVPLRRVLAELDRYRRGRIVLLDNQVGKIAVTAIFDTKQVDAALRTIADTLPVRIFHATDYLTLVSAAG, from the coding sequence ATGACGCAGGATGTGGACGATCCCGTAATCACCGAGGCCCTCAATTGGTTCGTGCGGCTGCGTGATGCCAAACTTAGCGAGTCCGACCGCCGGGCATTTGAGGCGTGGCTCGCGAAGGACGAGGCCCACGATGCAGCTCTGCGACACGCAGAGGCGCTCTGGAAGCGTTTCGACATCGCTCAGCCGGAGTTCGACAAGCTTCGCCATCCTTCGTCTCTTTCCCGCCGCAACCTCTTGCTGGGCTCCCTCGCGATTGCCGCTGGGAGCGCTGGTTTTTATGCCGTCTATGGCCCTGATGTCTTCGTGGATCATCGAACCGCCATTGGAGAGCGCCGGACGATCTCCCTCGCTGACCAAAGTACGGTCGAACTCGGCAGCAATTCGGCATTGTCGCTCGCGTTTACCGCTGAGCGCCGTGAGGTCGTCCTTCACCGTGGAGAAGGCTTTTTCGACGTGGCGCCGGACGGGCAGCGTCCCTTTATCGTCCTTGCGGCTGGCGGAAGCACCAAAGCGCTCGGGACACGTTTCGACATCAAGTATGTCGACAACGTCGTAAACGTCGCTGTCATCGAGCACGCCGTTACGGTCGAAGCGGCTTCGTCGCCGATCTTGATGATCGATAAGGGTTGGCAGGTCTGTTACGATAAAGCGCGTTTGAGCAAGCCCTCGCCCGCGAATTTGGAATCTGTCGAAGCTTGGCGGCGGGATCGGCTGGTGTTTGATGACGTACCGCTTCGAAGAGTCTTGGCTGAGCTCGATCGCTATCGTCGTGGGCGGATCGTGCTGCTGGACAATCAGGTCGGGAAAATAGCTGTGACCGCTATTTTCGATACCAAGCAGGTGGACGCGGCCCTTAGGACCATAGCGGACACACTGCCGGTCCGGATATTTCATGCGACAGACTACCTCACTCTCGTGTCCGCCGCAGGCTAG
- a CDS encoding DUF3768 domain-containing protein, whose protein sequence is MPTSTATDKIRQLNDGFRRSLIFGGTVLMTPGVQSLSDSGRQALFEAVRRFDSFTADNDPHGEHDFGAIEQAGVRFFWKIDYYDLQHRYASPDAADPSVTHRVLTIMRADEY, encoded by the coding sequence ATGCCTACAAGCACAGCAACCGACAAAATCCGCCAGCTCAACGACGGTTTTCGCCGGAGCCTAATTTTCGGCGGCACCGTCTTGATGACGCCTGGGGTTCAGTCGTTGTCAGATTCCGGAAGGCAGGCCCTGTTCGAGGCCGTGCGCCGGTTCGACAGCTTCACAGCGGACAACGATCCGCATGGCGAACACGACTTCGGCGCGATCGAACAGGCTGGCGTCCGTTTTTTCTGGAAGATCGACTATTACGACCTCCAGCATCGTTACGCTTCGCCAGATGCCGCTGACCCGAGTGTCACCCATCGTGTTCTGACAATAATGCGGGCGGACGAGTACTGA
- a CDS encoding RNA polymerase sigma factor — protein MSVRTIDIAGLYSAERGRLRRLIHRLVGNRTTADDLVQQAFEKLLNAASGSGIENCPAYLTCTARNLAFNHLRNEARRSEVLVSDANLSATADESPSPETSAIYRCELRWVLSAVAALPPRRREAFVLNKFEGMSYDEIAARLGVSRNTVITHIVLALTDLNRRVAGVTA, from the coding sequence ATGAGTGTCCGCACGATTGATATCGCTGGTCTGTATTCCGCCGAGCGGGGGCGGCTACGCCGGCTCATTCATCGCCTCGTCGGCAACAGAACGACCGCCGACGATCTTGTGCAGCAGGCATTCGAAAAGCTGCTCAATGCCGCGTCTGGAAGCGGTATCGAAAATTGTCCGGCCTATCTGACGTGCACCGCCCGCAATCTTGCCTTCAATCATCTTCGCAACGAGGCACGCCGTTCGGAGGTTTTGGTCTCCGACGCCAATCTCAGTGCCACAGCCGACGAGAGTCCATCTCCCGAAACCTCCGCAATCTACCGATGTGAACTTCGGTGGGTGCTCTCAGCCGTAGCGGCTCTTCCGCCACGTCGTCGCGAAGCGTTCGTCCTCAATAAATTCGAAGGAATGTCGTACGATGAGATCGCGGCCCGGTTGGGCGTGTCGCGCAATACGGTGATCACGCACATCGTTCTTGCATTGACCGATCTTAATCGCCGGGTTGCCGGTGTGACGGCCTAG